Within the Candidatus Omnitrophota bacterium genome, the region TTCGTTCCCGGAACGCCCAACATCGTGGAACGGCGCGGCGGCGCTTATAACGACACCTCGCGCTTCTGCACCAATACCGGCCTGCCCGCACTCATCGGCTGGGCCGAATCGCCCCATATCGGCGAGCGTATTCATTTCAACAACGAACGCTACAACCGCATCCGCGCCGAAGAGGCCATCTTTGGATCGTCGGTAAAAAAAGAGGTTCTCAATCAACTTGGTTTATATGATATCGAATACTTGATCTTCAGCGATTTCGAACGGCGTCCTGCCGGCGGTCCCGCCGCGCTTAAGCGATTCGAAGAATGGGGCGATGTTTTTCGATTGGTTTATCGTTATGGCGAGACCTCCATCTTCCATATCGATAAAAACCTGAACGCCGCCTATGGCCTCGCCGCGCAATCCGCTACTCCAGCCCCGCTGCCGCCGCCCGCGAAGCGTCCGCCGGAATTTGGCGTTTCCATGTTCGAAGGCGGAACCGGCAGCGGCAACGGCCAATTCGAGGAAGGACGCGGCATGGCGCAGAACGCCGAAGGGCGCTTTTATATCGCCGATACGCGCAACCACCGCATCCAGGTCTTCAATCCCGATGGCTCTTTCGCCTGGAAATTGGGCGAGGAAGGCGATGGCGAGGGGCAGTTCCGAGAACCGAACGGCATCGCCATCGATCCCCAGACCCAAGACCTCTTTGTTACCGATACCTGGAATCAGCGCGTCGTCCGTCTCAGCAAGGATGGCCAATTCGTTGGCTCCGCTTCGTTAGGCTTTTACGGCCCGCGCGGCATCGCCTATCATCCAATATGGAAAATCCTATATATTACCGATACCGGCAACCATCAGGTCAAAGCGATGACGCTGGATGGACAATTGCAGCAAACGTGGGGAACGCCCGGCGGCGGTTCGCCGGAAGAGGCGTTCGTGGAGCCGGTGGGAATCGGCGTAATGCCCGACGGCAACGTCATCGCGCTCGACAGTAAGAATATCCGGCTAAAAGTTTATTCGCCCGATGGGAAATTGCTGCGCTTTTGGAGAGTGCAAACGGAATGGGACGGTTCCGGCGGCTTTGAAGGCCATATCGCCTGCTCGCCGGATGGAACGATCTATTTATCCGATCCCAACGAGAAATCGGTTCATATCTATACGCCCGACGGAGAATTGAGCGGCAAGATAACCTCCGACCTCGCCGGACGCCGCATGATGCGGCCGGTTGGGTTGCTTTATACAAGCGACCGGCAACTTCTCGTTACCGACCTGGCTTTAAATCGGGTTCTTCGTTTGCGTTGAAGGAAGTATATGAGGGAATGGTCAGGAATCGATTCAATTCCTTGGGATCATCCTGGGATTGCGGCAGCAGAAGAATGCGAATCGCGGAGGGCAATACGTCGTTGTAGCGTTCGTATTCTTCATTGAGAAGAAAAAAGAAGCCTTCTTCCGTTTCTTTGGGATCGTTTGGAAGCGAAACTTGAATTTCCATAGAACGCAAAGATGGAATGGCGCCGATTTCCTGCAACAATTCGTCTTTGGAGGGGATCGTTTTTTCCTTAAGAAAAATCGCAAGAAAATCGCTTAGCCGTTCGATGGCTTTTTCGTATTGCTCTCGGCGTTTGCTCATAAACACACAACCAATTCGGAATATCGAGATTCTAATTTTCTGTCGCGTATTGAATCGCGAAACCACGAAAAAACGAGAATTTCACGAATTTTCGAATCGCGGATTTCGCTGAGAAATACTATTACGCGTTATCTCTCCGTTTTTTTTGCCTTTTTTCTCGTTTTTATTTTTCTTTCGTGTTTTCGCGATTCAATACGATAAGAGAAATAACCAAAGATTATCCCGTCCCTTGCGCAAGGGAAGAATTATACTTCGCAGCCTAAGCAACGCCAACGGCTATTGAATCTTTCCCTTGGCGGCGGAAGGGTGGGTTTTGAGATATATCCGGTAAAGTTCGAAAAAGGATGGCGCGTCCAGGAGTTCGAGTTTTGAATCCGCCTCTTTCAATTTATCCCGCACTTCCACATACCAACTGGGGGGCTTCAAGATATTGCGGAACCAGTGAAAGGGGACTTTGCGCGCCTTTACCCGCTCCATAATGACTCCGACCGCCTCGTCGGGATTGCCGTTGACGTCGTAATCGGCGCGCAGAACCGGCATTTCTCCATGCAATAGGGTTAGCGGAATTTTCTGCGGAACGATGCCGTTGGGGCTGAATTGGGCGTAACAATCCAGTCCCTTCTGGTTCAGCCCCGGCGCATAGCCGTCGATGACGAAGCCGGTAACGCTGAGATCCCAGCGGTCGTAATAGGAGGCGCAATGCTTCCCCCAAGCTTCAAGCCCGCTGGGCAAGCCGGAAATGGGGCGCGGTTCTTGCAACATGCCGGGATTGAGATATCCGGCGCCGTTGTCGGGGGCGGCGAAATAATCGTTCGCCGCGGACGTGCGCCGCATATAATCCATCGCCATCCCCGCCCGCTTCTCGATGATGGGGCTGACGCACCACATCATGGGAAGTTTGCCCCGGTTAGGATCGTCCCAATAGAGGGGCATTTGCTGGTAGACCCAAGCGGCGGAATCGTAATCGCCGACATAAAAGACAATGAATTGCCGTCCGTCGAAATTGATCTTTCCATCGGGAGCGAGATAGCCCCGCGCCGTCAAGTCCTCCTTCGTCGTCCACGCCTGAGGATATTTTTCTTGCAAGGGGTAATGGGAGAAAAAGGAAGCGTTGGCCATCGCTCCCATTCCAAAGGCGTCGGCGTCTACGTAAGTGTTATAAGCGCTGGCGATGCGGCTGAATTCCCATTCCGTCGGCACGCCTTCGTGTTGGCCGCCGCCCGCTCCGTCGCTAGTATATTTGAAAGCCCAAGGGATAAAACCGCCTATATGAGTCATTACGTCTTTCCCGCCGCGCTCGTAGGCGCTTAGCAGCAAGGCTTTCAGCGTGTTCAAGTCCGTTCCCAGCACTTGCTTGGGATCGTCGATCGGCGCTTCGTCATCCCAAACGCCCAGGTCGAAAAAGAATCCGCGCTTGGCGACGAAGAAATCGTGATTAGTCAGCGTATGATGATTGGGATTGGCCGCCGTGGGATTTTTCAGCCAATAGGAATCGATGTAAAATCCGGCATGGACGGCGTCGCACAATCCCGCGTCGATGTATTTATTTTTCAGCCATAAATAAGCGTCGCATTTGGCGCTGCCGGTGGAAGGAATGTCCGTATCGGGAATGACGCCCCTGCCCGTGAAAAGTGAAGAACCGTCCGCTTTGAGCAAACGCTTGACGACCGGTAGTTTGGGGCCTTTGACGATGATTTTCGTATAGAGGGATTGCGAAGAGGGATCGTAGCGCACGGCGATCAGGTCTTCCGCTCCGGCGATGGTGGATGCGAGGTTGCTGGTTGCGGGAACCTTAGGATCGTAAACGACGGCGCCCTTGATGAAATCGCGGAACGTAGTGATGAGGGCGGCGATATCGGGTATCTTTTTTCTCTCTGCGCCCGCCAGCCATTGCCCCGGCTCCGACATCCGATTCAACCAATAATCGTCGATGTTAATCCCGCCGTTGGAAACGTACCGGATATACAGCCGGGGATCGTCGCGGTTGACGATTCCCTGCAAGGTGGCGGCGGCGTGGCAATGGTCCCAGGCGGCGGCGGCTTGCTTGGGATCGTTGAGATCGTAGTTGAGCGTATAGGTAAGATCGAATATGGCGATAGGCTCCATCTGGCCCATCATGAGAAGGACGGCGAGACAAGGAAGTATAGTCATGAATTAACGTCTCCTTACAGGCGGGGATCGATCCGCTATTTCTCTTGGCTAGATGGTAAGCAAAGGAAGGAAGGAAATCAATGCAGGAATGCTATTGAATTATGTTAGATTCCAATTCTGGATAGGATAATAGTTTTAGACCGCTGATGTAGCGATAATGTCGTTGGTTTTTAGTAACGAAAGGGATATTTTGCGCCAAGGCGGTGGCAGCAATCATCGCATCGGGGATCGATAAGCCGTGACTTAATCGATATTGGCGAAGAAGGTCTATCGCAGCTATGCACATTGCTTCATTTAGCGCGATTAGTTGGAAACGTCCCAAAAAACGTTCCGTCTTGCGAAGTTCCGTTTTGTTCCTGCATCCGACCAACAATTCCATCTGTGTGATTACGCTGATCGCCAACGCCGATTGCCGTTCGATCTGTTTTAGGCAGTTCACGGCCTAAGCCGTTTGCATGGCTGCATCAATCAGGATATCGCTGTCTACGATGGTTTGGCCGTTCATTCGTTGGGTTTCCATTCGCGTTGTCGCAAGTTTGGCGCCCACGACGCGCTGTCCTGCATATCTTTCCGTTTTCTCCACATGCCAATGAAAGGCTCATCGATCAATTTGCCTTTGGGTGGTCTTCTCATAGGCTGTCGAACCGGATGTTGGGATTTCAAAAAGGCGATGAAATTCATTACTTGCTTTTGATCTTCCGGCGGCAGCGATTCAATATCGCGAACAATGGCCATTGCTTCCATTTTAAGTTAACCTTTACCGAGTAATATTATCCTAATCGTCGCTCGTACCAAATTCAATTATAACCTACTTTATTATTATATCCCAAATCGCAACTTCCCAAATGCGTACATTCTATGCAATCAAGATTAAAAATCCAGAAATGAAAATTCCTTTGATTTATCTAAAAATTGATTTAATATTACTACGCCGATATAGTAAATTGTTCATTCCATCCGAAAGGCATTAAATCCTTGATACGAAATCGGTTAATCGTTCTCTTGCTATCAACCGTTCTTTTTTTTCCGATGGCGTGTTCGGAACGAAAAAA harbors:
- a CDS encoding GxGYxYP domain-containing protein: MTILPCLAVLLMMGQMEPIAIFDLTYTLNYDLNDPKQAAAAWDHCHAAATLQGIVNRDDPRLYIRYVSNGGINIDDYWLNRMSEPGQWLAGAERKKIPDIAALITTFRDFIKGAVVYDPKVPATSNLASTIAGAEDLIAVRYDPSSQSLYTKIIVKGPKLPVVKRLLKADGSSLFTGRGVIPDTDIPSTGSAKCDAYLWLKNKYIDAGLCDAVHAGFYIDSYWLKNPTAANPNHHTLTNHDFFVAKRGFFFDLGVWDDEAPIDDPKQVLGTDLNTLKALLLSAYERGGKDVMTHIGGFIPWAFKYTSDGAGGGQHEGVPTEWEFSRIASAYNTYVDADAFGMGAMANASFFSHYPLQEKYPQAWTTKEDLTARGYLAPDGKINFDGRQFIVFYVGDYDSAAWVYQQMPLYWDDPNRGKLPMMWCVSPIIEKRAGMAMDYMRRTSAANDYFAAPDNGAGYLNPGMLQEPRPISGLPSGLEAWGKHCASYYDRWDLSVTGFVIDGYAPGLNQKGLDCYAQFSPNGIVPQKIPLTLLHGEMPVLRADYDVNGNPDEAVGVIMERVKARKVPFHWFRNILKPPSWYVEVRDKLKEADSKLELLDAPSFFELYRIYLKTHPSAAKGKIQ
- a CDS encoding type II toxin-antitoxin system VapC family toxin; protein product: MNCLKQIERQSALAISVITQMELLVGCRNKTELRKTERFLGRFQLIALNEAMCIAAIDLLRQYRLSHGLSIPDAMIAATALAQNIPFVTKNQRHYRYISGLKLLSYPELESNIIQ
- a CDS encoding DUF2281 domain-containing protein, which translates into the protein MEAMAIVRDIESLPPEDQKQVMNFIAFLKSQHPVRQPMRRPPKGKLIDEPFIGMWRKRKDMQDSASWAPNLRQREWKPNE